A window of the Hevea brasiliensis isolate MT/VB/25A 57/8 chromosome 6, ASM3005281v1, whole genome shotgun sequence genome harbors these coding sequences:
- the LOC110642041 gene encoding uncharacterized protein LOC110642041: MRDIVSCLSENAINVSHSSSCSSYSNNACISPSLIPSIQNAVSCFYKIILSTQKQLLVTVTWCKNHTGQDLSINFANDSSTSFKLNTSGGLFRKKKGSKVIDSDSSKIEVFWDLSSAKYDSGPAPVDGFYVLVMVDSEIGLVLGDIGEEIISKKLKASTPVAKTSLISRQEHCSGNTLYATKAQFCETGIQHDILIKCSGENEGQKYPVLSVCIDKKMVIRVKRLQWNFRGNQTLFIDGLLVDLMWDVHDWFYNPASGSAVFMFRTRSGMESRLWLEEKLLQKDQERVEFSLLIYACKSP, from the coding sequence ATGAGAGATATAGTTTCTTGTTTAAGTGAAAATGCCATAAATGTATCTCATTCTTCTTCATGTTCTAGCTATTCAAACAATGCTTGTATCTCTCCAAGTCTAATCCCATCAATCCAAAATGCAGTCTCTTGCTTCTATAAAATCATTCTCTCCACTCAAAAGCAACTCTTGGTCACAGTCACCTGGTGCAAGAACCACACAGGCCAAGACCTCAGCATAAACTTTGCCAATGACTCTTCAACATCTTTCAAACTCAACACCAGCGGCGGGCTATTCAGGAAAAAGAAAGGCAGCAAAGTAATTGATTCCGATAGTTCAAAGATTGAAGTCTTCTGGGATCTCTCTTCTGCTAAATATGATTCGGGACCTGCACCAGTTGATGGGTTCTATGTGTTGGTCATGGTTGATTCAGAAATAGGCCTTGTTCTGGGTGACATAGGAGAAGAAATTATCTCCAAGAAGCTCAAAGCTAGCACCCCAGTAGCTAAAACCAGTCTCATTTCAAGGCAAGAGCATTGTTCAGGCAATACTTTATATGCTACTAAAGCACAGTTCTGTGAAACAGGCATTCAGCATGACATTTTGATTAAATGTAGTGGAGAAAATGAAGGCCAAAAGTATCCAGTTTTGTCAGTATGTATAGATAAGAAGATGGTGATTCGAGTAAAGAGGCTGCAATGGAATTTTAGAGGCAACCAGACACTTTTTATTGATGGGTTGCTCGTTGATCTGATGTGGGATGTGCATGATTGGTTCTATAACCCTGCTTCTGGTTCTGCTGTGTTCATGTTCAGGACAAGAAGTGGAATGGAAAGCAGGCTGTGGTTGGAAGAGAAATTGCTGCAGAAAGATCAAGAAAGAGTTGAATTCTCTTTGTTAATCTATGCCTGTAAGAGCCcctga